A stretch of the Takifugu flavidus isolate HTHZ2018 chromosome 1, ASM371156v2, whole genome shotgun sequence genome encodes the following:
- the slc15a1a gene encoding solute carrier family 15 member 1: protein MDEDHKKEKKRGTDKVVCGYPLSIFFIVVNEFCERFSYYGMRAVLVLYFRYFLLWGDDLATSIYHTFVALCYLTPILGAIVADSWLGKYKTIVYLSIVYAIGQVAMAVSAIHDITDTNHDGKPDNMTFHVVLAMVGLFLIALGTGGIKPCVAAFGGDQFTDKQEKQRSTFFSVFYLCINGGSLLSTIITPILRAQECGIHTKQECYPLAFGVPAALMLVALVVFIVGSPMYYKAKPQGNIMLKVCKCIGFAIKNRYRHRSSNYPKREHWMDWAEDKYEKLLIAQIKMVLRVLFLYMPLPMFWTLFDQKGSRWTLQATTMNGNFGALVIQPDQMQTFNPILILTLVPIMDSLIYPLIKKCGLNFTPLKRMTVGMVLAAIAFICAALVQLEIDKTLPTFPSSSQTQIKLVNMNLNSVNVSLPGIETPVLLPANQASDVFTFSDENITVSVGTAAINQTIQLTKGLRQTLLIPSNLNQKWALSNDLISKPEKGQNSVRFINGMNQIVNISTSEVDFGEIKAFLYSNYTLLKNGMTNFTIKTARQSCYWTRDFGFGSSYSFFIHSNFSFEPDCSKSITEIEYIKPNTAHMALQIPQYFFITAGEVMFSVTGLEFSYSQAPNNMKAVLQAGWLLTVAVGNFIVLIVAEIAKLPEQWTEYILFASLLLVVCVIFSVMAYFYTYIDPAEIEAQFRKTTDDDEEDYKFQMAKLEMVKNDSQANSKPDQTKL from the exons ATGG ATGAGGAtcacaaaaaagagaagaaaagggggACG GATAAAGTTGTCTGTGGTTACCCACTAAGCATCTTCTTCATTGTCGTCAATGAGTTCTGCGAGCGCTTCTCCTACTATGGCATGCGAG CGGTGCTGGTTCTGTACTTCAGGTACTTCCTGCTGTGGGGCGATGACTTGGCCACCTCCATCTATCACACTTTTGTGGCTCTCTGCTACCTGACCCCCATCCTCGGAGCCATCGTGGCCGACTCCTGGCTGGGAAAGTACAA GACTATTGTCTACCTGTCCATTGTCTACGCCATTGGTCAGGTGGCGATGGCGGTCAGCGCCATCCATGACATCACCGACACCAACCATGATGGCAAACCAGACAACATGACCTTTCACGT CGTGTTGGCCATGGTGGGGCTCTTCCTCATCGCCCTGGGCACTGGTGGCATCAAACCGTGCGTCGCTGCCTTTGGTGGAGACCAGTTCACCGATAAGCAG gaaaaacaaagaagtaCCTTTTTCTCTGTGTTCTACCTGTGCATCAATGGGGGGAGTCTCCTGTCAACCATTATTACTCCAATCCTCAGAG CTCAGGAATGTGGCATCCACACGAAGCAGGAATGTTATCCTCTGGCCTTTGGTGTTCCTGCAGCGCTGATGCTGGTTGCTCTCG TGGTGTTTATTGTGGGAAGCCCGATGTACTACAAAGCTAAACCACAGGGAAACATTATGCTGAAAGTGTGTAAATGCATCGGG TTTGCCATCAAGAATCGCTACAGACACAGGAGTAGCAACTACCCCAAGAGGGAGCACTGGATGGACTGGGCGGAGGACAAATATGAG AAACTCCTCATTGCTCAGATTAAAATGGTGCTGAGGGTTCTGTTCTTATACATGCCCCTCCCCATGTTCTGGACCCTCTTTGACCAAAAG GGCTCTAGGTGGACTCTGCAGGCCACCACCATGAATGGAAACTTT GGTGCCCTCGTGATACAGCCCGATCAGATGCAG ACTTTCAACCCCATCCTGATATTGACACTGGTGCCCATCATGGACAGTTTAATTTATCCTCTGATCAAGAAATGTGGCCTGAACTTCAC ACCCCTGAAAAGGATGACAGTAGGGATGGTCTTGGCAGCAATAGCATTTATTTGCGCCGCTCTGGTGCAACTGGAAATAGAC AAAACTTTGCCAACCTTCCCGTCGTCCTCGCAGACTCAGATAAAACTAGTGAACATGAACCTTAACTCAGTGAATGTTTCACTGCCTGGAATTGAAACTCCAGTGCTGCTCCCTGCAAATCAG GCCAGTGATGTGTTCACTTTCTCAGATGAAAACATCACTGTATCTGTAGGCACTGCTGCGATAAACCAAACAATCCAGTTGACCAAAGGGCTGAGACAAACGCTTCTCATTCCTTCAAACCTCAATCAAAAATGGGCTCTG AGTAATGATTTGATCTCCAAACCAGaaaaaggtcaaaattcagtccg ATTCATAAATGGGATGAATCAAATAGTGAACATATCAACTTCTGAGGTTGACTTTGGCGAGATCAAAGCCTTTTTATACTCCAATTACACCTTGCTAAAAAATGGAAT gACAAATTTTACCATAAAGACTGCAAGACAATCCTGCTACTGGACAAGAGACTTTGGATTTGGAAGTTCATATAGCTTCTTCATTCATAGCAATTTCTCCTTTGAACCAGAT TGTAGCAAGTCCATTACTGAGATAGAATACATAAAGCCCAATACGGCCCACATGGCTCTCCAGATCCCACAGTACTTCTTCATCACTGCTGGTGAAGTAATGTTTTCTGTTACTGGTCTGGAATTTTCCTACTCACAG GCTCCCAATAACATGAAAGCAGTGCTGCAAGCAGGCTGGTTACTGACTGTTGCTGTTGGCAACTTCATTGTGCTGATTGTGGCTGAAATTGCAAAGCTTCCTGAACAG TGGACTGAGTACATCCTGTTTGCCTCTCTcctgctggtggtgtgtgtcATCTTCTCAGTTATGGCGTATTTCTACACTTACATTGACCCTGCAGAAATTGAGGCTCAGTTCAGGAAGACTACCGATGACGACGAGGAGGATTATAAATTTCAGATGGCAAAACTGGAGATGGTTAAGAATGACTCCCAAGCCAATAGCAAGCCTGATCAGACCAAACTGTAA